The following proteins are encoded in a genomic region of Portunus trituberculatus isolate SZX2019 chromosome 13, ASM1759143v1, whole genome shotgun sequence:
- the LOC123503297 gene encoding sequestosome-1-like isoform X2 has protein sequence MPEEASMSFKVYLDLGGGKQEVRRFGLPETVATNYNVLREKICSIFGLSNQDALLSWKDAEGDSITISSDDELMEAVADSVSKSSVQLVRINVTEGNSRSQLPPTSPSGPQGNQQGEVHPGVTCDSCNGRVQGFRYKCVTCPDFDLCGACETKGQHKEHRMMRFPKPQDAGGPWFFWKENEDGPGHYSTHFGMHGKGGGGNFSSSSSFGIDVEVAVEHNGIRQRCSLGENVPTGQQSNTSAGPAREPESSAASVTSGGSVHMEVQTECPSGSQNKDVEGMDVSSPAPQASQSGGEQMEGHSGSPEPEDWMLVNQDTSSEASAPVSEAAPQTEKGEKKVSYPDLAELTPHPDPKIQRALENMSAMGYSNDGGWLTNLLEMKQGDINQVLDLLQPVNK, from the exons ATGCCAGAGGAGGCCAGCATGAGCTTCAAGGTGTATCTGGACCTGGGTGGTGGCAAGCAAGAGGTGCGAAGGTTTGGCCTGCCGGAGACTGTGGCCACCAACTACAATGTCTTGCGGGAGAAGATCTGCAGCATCTTTGGTCTCTCTAACCAGGATGCCCTTCTCTCCTGGAAGG ATGCTGAAGGTGACTCAATCACCATATCCTCCGATGATGAGTTGATGGAAGCCGTGGCAGACAGTGTCAGCAAGTCAAGTGTTCAGTTGGTGCGCATTAACGTGACTGAAGGCAACAGTCGCTCCCAGCTACCCCCCACCAGCCCCAGTGGTCCTCAGG GTAACCAGCAGGGTGAAGTGCACCCTGGAGTGACCTGTGACAGCTGCAATGGGAGGGTTCAGGGCTTCCGCTACAAGTGTGTTACCTGCCCTGACTTTGACCTGTGTGGTGCTTGTGAGACCAAGGGCCAGCACAAGGAGCACAGAATGATGCGCTTTCCTAAACCACAAGATGCA GGAGGCCCATGGTTCTTctggaaggagaatgaggatggACCAGGCCACTACTCAACTCACTTTGGGATGCATGGCAAGGGTGGAGGTGGaaacttctcctcttcatcatcattcg gcaTTGATGTGGAAGTTGCCGTGGAGCACAATGGCATCCGACAGCGATGCAGTCTTGGAGAAAATGTTCCCACAGGTCAACAGAGCAACACTTCTGCTGGCCCTGCCAGGGAGCCAGAGTCCTCAGCAGCATCTGTAACATCAGGGGGAAGTGTGCACATGGAGGTGCAGACAGAATGCCCCTCAGGCTCCCAGAACAAAGATGTAGAAGGCATGGATGTATCCAGCCCAGCTCCACAGGCCAGCCAGAGTGGTGGTGAGCAAATGGAAGGTCACTCTGGTTCCCCTGAGCCTGAGGATTGGATGCTAGTGAATCAGGACACCTCCAGTGAGGCTTCTGCTCCTGTGTCAGAAGCTGCACCTcagacagagaagggagagaagaaagtgtcCTACCCAGACTTGGCTGAACTGACTCCTCATCCTG ATCCTAAGATACAGCGAGCCCTGGAGAACATGTCAGCAATGGGGTACAGCAATGATGGAGGCTGGCTCACCAACCTCCTGGAGATGAAGCAGGGAGACATCAACCAGGTGCTGGACCTCCTGCAGCCAGTCAATAAGTAG
- the LOC123503297 gene encoding sequestosome-1-like isoform X1, with protein sequence MSGGGGGGGGGGGGGMWWGVGGPRGRHCRRGHGGRERGGWPNWWGRSWGGKNWAGCAQGQTMSSNCGGQQQQQASCGQSQQQQSQQQQSQQQQSQQQQSHNGGGSPRNDCQCEDATCPFTGREADMPTPEQVAEEAKHMAEQMAQQAAQQAHHFASHYASDQLANVMRGIWTAWTGQQGQNGSTISSSSSSSSSSSHSSSGDAPKQNTSSEQEKSKEAGQSKEAPRSAGEEYLRSVGETVANMLDPLGIDVEVAVEHNGIRQRCSLGENVPTGQQSNTSAGPAREPESSAASVTSGGSVHMEVQTECPSGSQNKDVEGMDVSSPAPQASQSGGEQMEGHSGSPEPEDWMLVNQDTSSEASAPVSEAAPQTEKGEKKVSYPDLAELTPHPDPKIQRALENMSAMGYSNDGGWLTNLLEMKQGDINQVLDLLQPVNK encoded by the exons atgagcggtggtggtggtggtggtggtggaggtggaggtggaggaatgtgGTGGGGTGTTGGTGGTCCCCGCGGCCGACACTGCAGACGGGGACATGGCGGCCGGGAGCGTGGAGGCTGGCCAAACTGGTGGGGCCGAAGCTGGGGTGGCAAGAACTGGGCTGGCTGTGCTCAGGGACAAACAATGAGCTCAAACTGTGGaggtcagcagcagcaacaggcaTCATGTGGCCagtcacagcagcagcagtcacagcaacagcaatctcagcagcagcagtctcagcagcagcagtctcaTAATGGCGGAGGTTCCCCAAGGAATGACTGCCAGTGTGAGGATGCCACGTGTCCCTTCACTGGCCGGGAAGCAGATATGCCCACCCCTGAGCAGGTAGCAGAGGAAGCCAAGCACATGGCAGAGCAGATGGCACAGCAGGCTGCACAGCAGGCCCACCACTTTGCCTCACACTATGCCTCAGACCAGCTGGCCAATGTGATGCGAGGAATCTGGACTGCTTGGACTGGCCAGCAGGGACAGAATggctccaccatctcctcctcctctagctcctcctccagctcttcccACTCCTCAAGTGGAGATGCCCCTAAGCAGAACACATCATCAGAACAGGAGAAGAGCAAGGAAGCCGGACAGAGTAAGGAAGCTCCACGTTCTGCAGGGGAGGAATATCTTAGGAGTGTGGGTGAAACAGTGGCCAATATGCTAGATCCTCTTG gcaTTGATGTGGAAGTTGCCGTGGAGCACAATGGCATCCGACAGCGATGCAGTCTTGGAGAAAATGTTCCCACAGGTCAACAGAGCAACACTTCTGCTGGCCCTGCCAGGGAGCCAGAGTCCTCAGCAGCATCTGTAACATCAGGGGGAAGTGTGCACATGGAGGTGCAGACAGAATGCCCCTCAGGCTCCCAGAACAAAGATGTAGAAGGCATGGATGTATCCAGCCCAGCTCCACAGGCCAGCCAGAGTGGTGGTGAGCAAATGGAAGGTCACTCTGGTTCCCCTGAGCCTGAGGATTGGATGCTAGTGAATCAGGACACCTCCAGTGAGGCTTCTGCTCCTGTGTCAGAAGCTGCACCTcagacagagaagggagagaagaaagtgtcCTACCCAGACTTGGCTGAACTGACTCCTCATCCTG ATCCTAAGATACAGCGAGCCCTGGAGAACATGTCAGCAATGGGGTACAGCAATGATGGAGGCTGGCTCACCAACCTCCTGGAGATGAAGCAGGGAGACATCAACCAGGTGCTGGACCTCCTGCAGCCAGTCAATAAGTAG